In Candidatus Contubernalis alkalaceticus, the following proteins share a genomic window:
- a CDS encoding LytR/AlgR family response regulator transcription factor, producing the protein MDKSMNKITVAVAEDETPIRQLLQSYLETFPQIEITAVVSNGNELIKVIKEHKVTAVFLDIEMPGLDGLSTAARIKRHQPDVFVVFVTAHPHYAVDAFQLKAVDYLIKPITREAIAGTIKTLEKFLQLNIPGYSNEIQKRISIKNNHELYFVNPFEIIFIEKELRKTVLHTTRGKYLSTEPLNALENNLSENFFRCHKGFIINLDRIEKIIPVADRMYEVSFYEYSGKVTMRRKKYEELCKIMISQNNCL; encoded by the coding sequence ATGGATAAGAGTATGAATAAAATAACTGTTGCTGTTGCTGAGGATGAAACCCCCATCCGGCAGTTACTACAATCCTACCTGGAAACTTTCCCACAAATTGAGATTACTGCAGTTGTTTCCAACGGAAACGAACTTATAAAAGTGATTAAAGAGCATAAAGTAACTGCTGTTTTTCTCGATATAGAAATGCCTGGTCTGGATGGGTTATCCACCGCTGCCAGAATTAAAAGACATCAACCCGATGTCTTTGTTGTGTTTGTAACGGCCCACCCTCATTACGCAGTGGATGCTTTTCAACTGAAAGCAGTAGATTATTTAATTAAGCCAATCACCAGAGAAGCCATCGCCGGCACAATAAAAACCTTAGAAAAATTTTTGCAGCTAAATATACCGGGTTACTCTAACGAAATCCAAAAGCGTATTTCCATAAAAAATAATCATGAACTTTATTTCGTAAATCCTTTTGAAATCATTTTTATAGAAAAAGAATTAAGAAAAACAGTTCTTCATACCACCCGGGGCAAATACCTTTCTACAGAGCCTCTGAATGCCCTGGAAAACAATCTGAGTGAGAATTTTTTCCGCTGTCATAAAGGTTTCATCATTAACCTGGATCGAATTGAAAAAATAATTCCCGTCGCAGACCGGATGTATGAAGTCAGTTTTTATGAATACTCCGGCAAGGTTACCATGAGAAGAAAGAAATACGAGGAACTGTGTAAAATTATGATTTCTCAAAATAACTGTTTATAA
- a CDS encoding right-handed parallel beta-helix repeat-containing protein produces MRYCKNCGGALKTGSKFCPDCGMSLDTQAKFPAAAGRVQRWTWVIAVCMILLLTAGGFTYYHFFIKDSEQAEVAGGQEENPDLEEDIVEEENTGDDEPVEEESDDESSPEDDPFLLVVPTNYATIQEAIDAAAAGSVIEVLPGTYYENIDFKGKEVILRSTDPHDSYIVSSTIIHGGNKGSTVTFQSGEQNSSSLLGFTITGGSGTYGEYSFIRKGEKYEFQRYYGGGILVRDGSSPTIERNVIQGNTVKADSKKILGVGAGIAIINHSSPIVSNNIIKNNSVEGYGGGIIVWYGSSPTIMDNVIDSNSASKSGGGTAVIIDSTPVISHNDITNNTSDEAGGGMYLAFDSRAAVRQNNISDNRAKYGGGAYIMELSLDNFIGNIISRNRSQRQGGGILIAKEVVLYLEDNTINDNHAGATGGGIWIEKGSRFNNPIPDTNSYFNNTPDNTAYR; encoded by the coding sequence TTGAGATATTGTAAAAACTGCGGAGGGGCTCTTAAAACCGGCAGCAAATTTTGTCCTGACTGCGGGATGTCCCTGGATACTCAGGCGAAATTTCCTGCGGCGGCCGGAAGGGTTCAGCGCTGGACCTGGGTAATTGCTGTCTGTATGATTCTCCTGCTGACAGCGGGGGGATTTACATATTATCACTTTTTTATTAAAGATTCTGAGCAGGCAGAAGTTGCCGGGGGGCAGGAAGAAAACCCTGATCTTGAAGAAGACATAGTGGAAGAGGAAAATACAGGGGATGATGAACCGGTGGAGGAGGAAAGTGATGATGAATCATCACCAGAAGATGATCCATTCCTGCTGGTTGTCCCCACAAATTACGCCACCATTCAGGAAGCCATCGATGCTGCGGCAGCGGGAAGCGTAATTGAAGTACTGCCGGGTACATATTATGAAAATATTGATTTTAAGGGGAAGGAAGTAATTTTACGAAGCACTGATCCCCATGATTCCTATATCGTATCATCAACCATTATCCATGGTGGGAACAAGGGTTCAACAGTTACCTTCCAAAGTGGGGAGCAGAATAGTTCCAGCCTTCTGGGATTCACCATCACCGGGGGCAGCGGTACCTATGGGGAATACAGCTTTATCAGGAAGGGTGAAAAATACGAGTTTCAGAGGTATTATGGCGGAGGGATTCTGGTCAGAGATGGAAGTTCTCCAACCATTGAAAGAAATGTAATTCAAGGAAATACTGTAAAAGCAGATTCTAAAAAAATACTGGGCGTTGGTGCAGGAATTGCCATCATAAATCATTCCTCACCCATAGTTTCAAACAATATAATTAAAAATAATTCCGTAGAAGGATATGGCGGTGGAATCATTGTCTGGTATGGTTCTTCGCCCACCATTATGGATAATGTCATTGACAGCAATTCTGCCAGTAAGTCCGGGGGCGGAACAGCTGTTATTATTGATTCTACGCCGGTTATTTCCCATAACGATATAACCAATAATACCTCGGATGAAGCCGGGGGTGGAATGTACCTGGCATTTGATTCAAGAGCTGCAGTCCGGCAAAATAATATTTCTGATAACCGGGCGAAATATGGCGGGGGAGCTTACATTATGGAACTATCCCTGGATAATTTCATCGGCAACATAATCAGCAGAAACCGCTCTCAAAGGCAGGGCGGAGGAATTCTTATTGCGAAAGAAGTGGTTCTTTACCTGGAAGATAATACAATAAATGATAATCATGCGGGAGCTACCGGGGGAGGTATCTGGATAGAAAAAGGTTCACGGTTTAATAACCCTATACCGGATACAAATTCCTACTTTAACAATACTCCTGATAATACTGCTTACCGTTAG
- a CDS encoding IS110 family RNA-guided transposase, whose product MTIPLFVGIDVSSKENVVCCLTDEEEKRALCRFTVLNNRPGIMELQKRINQLVDKHSFDEIRFGLEHTGCYSTHAAIYLHRHLDFGCSNVKVYMFNPSLIKEYKKSHFLSPPKNDRVDAWYIAAKVRSGHLPHPFTWSEPMMALQRLTRTRYHLMKALVRESNFLMTNLYLKCSDYTLVFENKLSATSLAVMEEFESTEALAEISVDQLVEFLIQHGKNRFDDPQSVAKELQKAARSSYRLSKAMADSVNLAMASSIRVIRTIQEQIKSIKKAIEDHLKTIPQTLDSVPGIGPIFSSGILAEIGDIHQFASHKQLAKHAGIAWTENQSGNFTASQTRLIHSGNRYLRYYLMEAANSVRVHDPVFAEYYAKKKAEPKQFAHKRALALTARKLVRLVFHLLKTNQLYQPRGGNQQEIL is encoded by the coding sequence ATGACTATCCCTTTGTTTGTCGGTATTGATGTAAGCAGCAAGGAAAATGTAGTATGCTGTTTAACCGATGAAGAAGAGAAACGAGCTTTATGCCGCTTTACTGTTCTAAATAACCGACCCGGTATCATGGAGCTGCAGAAACGGATTAATCAGCTGGTAGATAAGCATAGTTTTGATGAAATTCGTTTTGGACTGGAACATACCGGCTGCTACTCGACTCACGCCGCCATATACTTACATCGGCATTTAGATTTTGGGTGCTCTAATGTTAAAGTCTATATGTTTAACCCGAGCCTAATTAAGGAGTATAAAAAGTCTCATTTCCTTTCCCCCCCTAAAAATGACCGGGTGGATGCCTGGTATATTGCCGCCAAGGTTCGGTCCGGCCACTTACCTCATCCCTTCACCTGGAGTGAACCGATGATGGCACTGCAGCGGCTGACCCGGACCAGGTACCATCTCATGAAGGCACTGGTAAGAGAAAGTAATTTCCTTATGACCAACCTGTATTTAAAATGCAGCGATTACACGCTTGTTTTTGAAAACAAGCTGTCGGCAACTTCTTTGGCCGTCATGGAGGAGTTTGAATCCACAGAAGCTTTAGCAGAAATCTCTGTGGACCAGCTGGTGGAATTTTTAATCCAGCATGGTAAAAATCGATTTGATGATCCTCAATCTGTGGCTAAGGAGTTACAGAAAGCAGCTCGTTCTTCTTACCGATTATCTAAGGCTATGGCTGATTCTGTTAACCTAGCTATGGCCTCCAGTATTCGGGTCATTCGGACAATTCAGGAACAGATTAAGTCTATAAAAAAGGCTATTGAAGACCATTTAAAAACGATTCCTCAAACTCTAGATTCTGTCCCGGGTATCGGTCCTATCTTTTCTTCTGGTATCTTGGCTGAAATTGGTGACATCCACCAGTTTGCCAGCCATAAGCAGTTGGCTAAGCATGCGGGCATTGCCTGGACTGAGAATCAATCGGGAAACTTTACGGCCAGCCAAACACGGCTAATTCACTCTGGGAACCGCTATTTACGATATTACTTAATGGAGGCGGCTAACAGTGTTCGGGTGCACGACCCTGTTTTTGCAGAGTATTATGCCAAGAAAAAGGCAGAGCCGAAACAGTTCGCCCATAAACGGGCCCTTGCTCTTACAGCACGTAAACTGGTACGGTTGGTCTTTCATCTGCTAAAGACGAACCAACTCTACCAACCGAGAGGAGGAAACCAACAAGAAATATTATAA
- a CDS encoding DUF5050 domain-containing protein produces the protein MENATIKRFKIRTDGSNRTQLNNDSSRGLNVTGEWVYYINKDDGDKIYKIKTDGSSRNAFNFDKTSDLNVVDGWVYFINDSDEKRIYKIKEDGSDRTCLTEEPAMIIIVVEDWIYYWSNDTSYLNKVSTDGSNFASLYDEFDIPLRISIVGEWIYYHSPIGSWPYNYKIKIDGTQRQLVY, from the coding sequence ATGGAAAACGCAACAATTAAACGCTTTAAAATTCGTACCGACGGCAGTAACCGTACACAGTTAAATAATGATTCATCTAGAGGTCTTAATGTAACAGGTGAATGGGTTTATTATATTAACAAGGACGATGGAGACAAGATTTACAAAATAAAGACGGATGGTAGCAGCCGTAACGCTTTCAACTTTGATAAAACCTCAGATTTAAATGTAGTAGACGGCTGGGTATACTTCATCAACGACAGTGATGAAAAAAGAATTTATAAAATTAAAGAAGACGGTTCCGACCGGACCTGTCTGACTGAAGAACCCGCAATGATTATCATTGTAGTAGAAGATTGGATTTATTATTGGAGTAATGACACAAGTTATCTTAATAAAGTCAGTACGGATGGCAGCAACTTCGCCAGTTTATATGATGAATTTGATATTCCGCTTAGAATAAGTATTGTAGGAGAATGGATATATTATCACTCTCCTATCGGTTCTTGGCCTTACAATTACAAAATAAAGATAGATGGTACCCAAAGACAGTTAGTTTATTAA
- a CDS encoding DUF5050 domain-containing protein translates to MSQNIFCSSCGSRLEAGDKFCPGCGGAVQGTTAHEITEKPGVQTPKRSTIKPFYLLLIAAVIIVPLVIYAVKSTGIFLLKDTPGISKLQSTDLFAKESKRGNTAGNIVNGGTAAQLDDWIYYGNFHDEAGFYEAGFYKIKTDGSGRTKLSSDKPYFINVVGDWIYYCTKNEKGIYRIKTDGSGRTRFLEEEACCVSVSGDWIYYSNLDDSRRIYKVRTDGSELTRLNDDKSYGINVVNDWVYYDSDGINKIRTDGSERARLIEDHPICINVVDDWVYYINKDDGDKIYKIKTDGSERSRINNDHSWFINVKDDWIYYSNSDDEHFLYKIRTDGSARSRLIDIYSDDIQIIEDWIYFHVNMFRIKTDGSDFQPVF, encoded by the coding sequence TTGTCACAAAATATATTCTGCTCCTCCTGTGGCAGCAGATTAGAAGCAGGAGATAAATTTTGTCCCGGCTGTGGGGGAGCTGTTCAAGGAACAACAGCTCATGAAATAACTGAAAAACCCGGTGTTCAAACTCCAAAAAGGTCTACTATTAAGCCGTTCTATTTACTATTAATTGCGGCGGTAATTATAGTGCCCCTGGTAATCTATGCAGTTAAGTCCACAGGCATATTCCTTCTAAAAGATACACCTGGTATATCTAAGCTCCAGTCTACGGATCTGTTTGCAAAAGAATCAAAACGGGGAAATACTGCAGGTAATATTGTCAATGGAGGAACAGCAGCACAACTGGATGATTGGATTTATTATGGTAATTTCCATGATGAAGCAGGCTTTTATGAAGCAGGCTTTTATAAGATTAAGACAGATGGGAGTGGCCGTACCAAATTAAGTAGTGATAAACCTTACTTTATTAATGTTGTTGGTGACTGGATTTATTACTGTACCAAGAATGAAAAAGGAATTTATAGAATTAAAACAGATGGAAGTGGTCGTACTCGATTCCTTGAAGAAGAAGCATGTTGTGTGAGCGTGTCAGGTGATTGGATATATTACTCCAACCTAGATGACAGTCGGAGAATCTACAAGGTAAGAACGGATGGTAGTGAACTTACTCGTTTAAATGATGACAAATCATATGGTATAAACGTAGTTAATGATTGGGTTTATTATGACAGCGATGGAATAAATAAGATTAGAACGGACGGAAGTGAGCGAGCCCGATTAATTGAAGACCATCCAATTTGTATTAACGTAGTTGATGACTGGGTTTATTATATTAACAAGGACGATGGAGACAAGATTTACAAAATAAAGACGGATGGCAGCGAACGTAGTCGCATAAATAATGATCATTCATGGTTTATCAATGTAAAGGATGATTGGATCTATTATTCTAATTCAGATGATGAACATTTTCTATATAAGATAAGGACTGATGGCAGTGCGCGCAGCCGTTTAATAGATATCTACTCAGATGACATTCAAATAATAGAAGATTGGATTTATTTTCATGTCAATATGTTTAGAATCAAAACAGATGGGAGTGATTTTCAGCCAGTATTTTAA